In Salmo trutta chromosome 37, fSalTru1.1, whole genome shotgun sequence, the following proteins share a genomic window:
- the LOC115177299 gene encoding protein S100-A1-like, producing MPSQLERSMQSLITVFHRYADKDGDYNRLSKKELKELMQTELGSFLKSQKDPAAIDTIMKNLDQNGDGKVSFEEFASLVVDLSIACEQIYQLHIMKAAAKK from the exons ATGCCGTCTCAGTTGGAGAGATCCATGCAGTCCCTGATCACGGTGTTCCATCGCTATGCCGACAAGGACGGTGACTATAACAGACTGAGCAAAAAGGAGCTGAAAGAACTCATGCAGACAGAACTGGGCAGCTTCCTGAAG tCCCAGAAGGACCCAGCCGCCATAGACACGATCATGAAGAATCTGGACCAGAATGGTGATGGGAAGGTGAGCTTCGAGGAGTTTGCCTCTCTGGTGGTGGACCTCTCCATCGCCTGTGAACAGATCTACCAGCTCCACATCATGAAGGCTGCCGCTAAGAAGTGA
- the LOC115177298 gene encoding protein S100-A1 encodes MPSQLESSMQSLITVFHCYADKDGDCNTLSKKELKELMQTELASFLKSQKDPAAIDKIMKDLDQNGDGKVSFEEFVSLVVGLSIACEQIYQLHTKKVAAKK; translated from the exons ATGCCGTCTCAGTTGGAGAGTTCCATGCAGTCCCTGATCACGGTGTTCCATTGCTATGCCGACAAGGATGGTGACTGCAACACACTGAGCAAGAAGGAGCTGAAAGAGCTGATGCAGACAGAACTGGCCAGCTTCCTGAAG tCCCAGAAGGACCCAGCTGCCATAGACAAGATCATGAAGGATCTGGACCAGAATGGTGATGGTAAGGTGAGCTTTGAGGAGTTCGTCTCTCTGGTGGTGGGCCTCTCCATCGCCTGTGAACAGATCTACCAGCTCCACACCAAGAAGGTTGCTGCCAAGAAGTGA